From one Pieris brassicae chromosome 5, ilPieBrab1.1, whole genome shotgun sequence genomic stretch:
- the LOC123709970 gene encoding high mobility group protein 20A, producing MEIDASNIDENNQEKQSVESSVIPENQKPETNILPTPSAANNISEIDSTSNSVSKEGKVKKPKKRKPKVLRDVTAPRQPLTGYVRFSNERREQLRAEQPELGFAELTKKLASEWSKLPVEAKQQYLDAADHDKERYMKEWTEYKKTDSYKEFRRQQMEQKDPNSSTKKLKQIQSNENNVSGNAPIDQTVPVTNTTSASTNNTTRLATPPRTRPCVTPALGEDLGDTDIPIFTEQFLQHNKLRESELRQLRKANSDYEQQNATLQRHAEEVSAATARLRAETAAAAERTAALVGHRKALVAALVQALQSTILPLSGGPEGATESNIEEYMEKLQNMVTENKNNSLLKQALDNLNYVSFHLPVLGQ from the exons atGGAGATAGACGCATCTAACATAGACGAAAATAATCAAGAAAAACAATCTGTAGAAAGCTCAGTTATTCCAGAGAATCAAAAGCCTGAAACAAATATACTACCTACACCATCAGCTGCTAATAATATTAGTGAGATCGATTCCACTTCAAATTCTGTAAGCAAGGAAGGCAAAGTAAAGAAACCCAAAAAACGTAAACCAAAAGTTCTTCGTGATGTTACTGCCCCTCGACAACCTCTAACTG GATATGTCCGGTTTTCAAATGAGCGTCGTGAACAACTTAGAGCAGAACAGCCAGAGCTTGGCTTTGcagaattaacaaaaaaattggcaaGCGAATGGAGTAAGTTACCTGTAGAGGCAAAGCAACAATATTTAGATGCTGCAGATCATGATAAAGAAAG GTATATGAAAGAGTGgactgaatataaaaaaacagactCATATAAAGAGTTTCGAAGACAGCAAATGGAACAAAAGGATCCTAATAGTTCAACAAAGAAGTTAAAACAGATCCaatcaaatgaaaataatgtttcag GTAATGCACCAATTGATCAAACAGTGCCGGTAACAAATACCACCTCAGCCTCTACAAACAATACAACTCGCCTAGCTACACCGCCCAGAACAAGACCTTGTGTGACACCAGCATTA gGAGAGGATCTTGGTGATACAGATATACCAATATTTACCGAACAGTTTCTCCAGCACAACAAATTAAGGGAGTCAGAGTTAAGACAGCTAAGAAAGGCCAATTCAGATTATGAACAACAG AATGCAACTTTGCAACGCCACGCTGAAGAAGTGAGCGCGGCGACAGCTCGGCTTCGAGCAGAAACCGCAGCAGCGGCGGAGCGTACAGCTGCGCTGGTTGGACATCGCAAAGCACTAGTCGCTGCCTTGGTGCAAGCTTTGCAGTCCACTATTTTACCTCTATCAG GTGGGCCAGAAGGTGCTACAGAAAGCAATATAGAGGAATATATGGAAAAATTGCAAAACATGGTGACTGAGAACAAGAACAATTCATTGCTAAAGCAAGCTCTTGACAATCTTAACTATGTTTCATTTCATCTGCCAGTCCTGGGTCAATAA
- the LOC123709971 gene encoding histone RNA hairpin-binding protein, translated as MSVCVIGITPTSENEPQQQNGRRATKEKMKSETKDRTSRRKKQKRHNSEHDTESVSSGGSGKPRKQLEIEMDPSILQRRQKQIDYGKNTVGYQNYLSEVSISDRAKDHPKTPDKYSKYSRRSWDMLIKIWRKKLHEYDVDCKSSKDDPNSDKESEG; from the exons ATGAGCGTATGTGTCATTGGTATCACTCCAACCAGTGAAAATGAGCCGCAACAACAAAATG GTCGAAGAGCCACAAAAGAAAAGATGAAGTCGGAAACCAAAGATAGAACAAGTcgtagaaaaaaacaaaaacgtcATAATTCTGAACATGATACTGAAAGTGTTTCTAG TGGAGGCAGTGGTAAACCGAGAAAGCAATTAGAAATCGAGATGGATCCTTCAATTTTACAGAGACGTCAAAAACAAATTGACTATGGAAAAAATACTGTTGGCTACCAGAATTACTTATCTGAGGTTTCTAT aTCAGACAGAGCAAAAGACCACCCAAAAACACCAGATAAGTATTCTAAGTATAGTAGAAGGTCTTGGGATATGCTTATCAAAATATGGAGAAAGAAATTGCATGAATATGATGTTGATTGCAAAAGTTCTAAAGATGACCCTAATTCTGATAAAGAAAGCGAGGGATAa